From the genome of Cytophagia bacterium CHB2:
TTGATCTCCCAAATGTTGTAGAGTCTTTTGCGTGGAACTGGCTACAGCACTTTAAGTCCCTGAATGACTCTGAACACCACCACGATGATGGCGATAACCAGCAACACATGAATTAGTCCACCCGCCGCATAGCCGCCGAAAAATCCCAGCAGCCACAGGCCCACAAGAATCAAAGCGATGGTCCAAAGCATATTCGACTCCTTTACGGCGACTGTGCCGCCGAATGTTAGAGGTTAGAAGATTAGTACGAAATGATGAGTCATGACTGACATCATTTAACTGTCAGAAAGAATCTTGTGAAGCATTGCGAATGTGGCTCAAATCGATAGTGAGTCTGGAGCTTCACAATCCCAATAGGATGACAGCAACAAAAAACATGGTAAAGTCCCAAACGCGACGTTGTTGTATCAGGATTGGCGATGCAATAACTTTCTTCAAGCCGTCACTCCCGGGCTTCATCAGAATGGGTAACTCTTCCCCGAGGTTTGCTCGTGGCGGTTGCATTTGCTTTCTTGGGAGGACAACTCGTGTCCGCCCACTCCAATGAGAAGCGAGAGGAACCGGTGCGACGTAAAATCCGGCAGGTGCTTCAATCGCCATACCTTATTCGATAATTCGCCGTCGCGGCGAGCTAATCAAGCCGACCACGGCTACGAATAATGTCGCGCCAATGATGGACCAGATGATGGGAAAACTCGTCGCGCCGATACGCAGCATATAAAGCTCTGGCAACGCGAGCTTGGCTGCAAGCCACACACCGATAAACGCGCCAATGAAGCCCAGCACGATGGCGACCAGAAAGCCGCCGCGTGAGTAGCCCGAGATGGCCTGGCCAATGGCGCCGCAGACGCCGGCAACAAGCAACAACAACAGAAAATCAACCAGCGTCATATTTGTCGTTAAAGTCATTGCATCTCCTTTGTAATGAAGAATTCAAAGTGTACGGCCGAAACTAATTTTCCCCTGCTGTTAATATATAATCGTTATCAAACACAAACTGCAGATGTTCCGGCGCACCATTCATAAAAATCGATGATTTCCACTTGTTCGGCGTGGCTGGAACGACTTTGCCGCATTTGGGGGAGAATATCCTGGCTGGTCTGCAAAAGCTTTGCTAATTGATTGTTTCATTTTTTGTTGCTAACGATGCCGCAAAGGCCGGTGCTCCAGCAATGCCACAACCGGGGCATAAGGACGAATCAGTGCATCAGCGGAGTGTTGAATCGTGCGGTTGCTTGTTCAAAGGACTTCCCCAGGTCATCGAAGGCATGTTCCAGGCCGGGTTTCATGTCTATCCAGCCCTGTTTGCTCGAGGCGTCCAACGCCGTGAGATTTTTCTCTGCCGCTGCTAACTGTCTTTCCAGCTCTGCGCTCTGTTGGTCTGTTCCCACTTTGAACTGCGAGGAAGCATTTTCGGCCCGCGCGTTCATTTGATGCAATGACCGGCGGTATACAACCAACTTTGCCGCCATCACACTTTCAAATTTATATTTTTCCCGACGCAGATCTGCGTCCGAGACTTTCTGTGTACGATCGCCGCAAACAGTGAACAGAGAACAAGTCATGATCAAAAGAACCGGCGCGGCGGCGAGTAACCGAATTGGTTTCATCGTTGCAACCTCCTTGTTCATCAGATTCCAGGCTAAGCATCTGTGACATACGCCTTCGCTTCCTGCCAAGCCAGCAGCGTGCGAAAAAGCTCTTCATCCAAAACTCCGGTAGCGGCAAGCCCATTGTCTTTCTGAAAGCCCTTGAGCGCCTGGCGAGCGGATTTGCCCAAGTTTCCATCTAACGGGCTATGGTAATAACCACATTGCTGTAAAACCCCTTGCGCCAAAATAATTTCTATGAAAGAGGGGAAGTCTCGCATCGCTTTGGTCTCCTGCTTTTCATTTTTGTTGATTAGTGCATTCGCCGCGAATACTGTGCTGTCGGCATTTTTTGCTGCCGCGTTTCCGGCATCACGGTTCGCGTTAAAAGAAAGTGCTTGAGCTCCCGATTCAGCGTTTCGTATTTTCATGAGGCAGTAACGGTCGAAACTGCATCCATCAAGGAGCTCAAGCCCCTGCAACAATTTCAATCTGTACCGGCTTGCGCTTGCGCCGCCGCCTTCAGCTTGTCGTTCGCAAAAATGGCAACTTCAACGCGCCGGTTTTGCTGGCGACCGTCAACCGTATCGTTTGAAGCAATCGGGTTTGACTCACCCAGGCCCACCGTCGAAATCCTGGCGCCGTCTATACCGAGGCCCCTTTGATAGTCGGCAACCGCTTGCGCACGGCGTTCCGACAATTTTTGGTTATATTCGTCCGTGCCTTCGCTGTCGGTATCTCCCTCGATGAAAATGTTGGTGTCCGGATATTTGTTCAGGATCTTCACCAAACTCTCGATGTTCGCTCGCGCCACCGATTGCAAATTGGAGGAATTGGTCTCGAAGAGAATACCGGAGTCGAACGTGATCTTGATGCCCTCGCCGACGCGTTCGATTTTTGCATTCTCGAGGTCTTTTCTCATCTCTTCGGCTTGCTTATCCATGTGATTGCCGATGATGACGCCGGCGGTTCCGCCGACCGCGGCCCCAATGATCGCGCCCAGCGCCGTGTTCCCGGCGGCGCGTCCGATCAGGCCGCCGGCAACACCGCCCGCGCCCGCGCCGATCGCCCCGCCTTTGGCTTTGTTACTCAAGCCGCAACCCATGCTGGTGACCAGCAAGGCTGCGCCCAACAACATCCGTACTGTTTTTCTCATGAGGTGTACTCCTTTTAAAAATAGCATCCTTTGTGAAAATACTTCGGGAGGTAACAATTTCCGCGCTTTGTCCAACCCTATCATGCTGTCAGAGAATTTCGGGCTTGTTCCACCCGCGCCGCGACTTTTGACAGGGTTGGCAGTTTGCGCACCAGTTTTTTTTCTTCATTGGTCACAACCAAGCACAGATGCAGATTCTCCGGATGCCGCTCGGCCAATTCCGGCACACTGGCGACTCCTGTCGCCTTCAGCAACTCAGCATACCGCTTCCCAAGACCCAGATTGAGCAACTCGTGATGCGGCTCTTTCGACATGATCATTCTCCTCCCGCTAGCCAAAGAGGTTTTTTGACTTTAGTCCTTTCTGATCTCGCGACGGGAACGGCTCGTCCTTGAGCCCTTCCTGGCCTCCACCGAATTCGTGTTCCTGCTTACGCCGGTGGAGCGGACAAATAGTTTCCGGTTGTTCGGTCGAGGAGAAATTAAGCCGGCGGCTCCGGTGACAAATGCCTCGTCAGAGCCATTCTTCAAACCATCCATGCGATCTGGCGCGCGAAGCCGTGCAATGCAAGAACGCTGAGAACGGCATTCCCGGAAGGCCATTGCTGAGCCCACCGCCGGCCGTAGGGAACAACCCGATTCCGGCTTCCTGCTCAGTCATTGAGAACGAACGTGACCTTCATCACAATGCGAAATGCGCTGATCTTGCCGTTTTCGACCACCACCTTGTGGTCCTTGATCCAGGCGCCTTTGACGTTCTGCAAAGTCTTGTTGGCTCGCGCGATTCCCATTTGAATGGCATCCTCAAAACTTTTGGCAGAGGTCGCGGTGATTTCAGTTACTCGAGCGACAGACATGGTTCTTCTCCTTTAGCTAAAGGTGTTTTGACTTTACTCCGGTTAGTTTCTCATTTCGTAGACCACGACGCGGTCACGCCCGGCCTGCTTAGCGGCATACAAGGCCTCGTCAGCCGCGCGCAGTAATTCACGTGTGGTGGAGCCGTGGTCATGCGCCTTCGCGATGCCGACCGACACGGTCATCCTCCCCAGCAGTTGCTCGCTATGCCGAATCTGCAATTCCCTAACCAGCACGCGAATCTGCTCCACACGCTGCCAGGCGTTGGCCAGCGAGGAATCGGGCAGAACCAGCACAAACTCCTCGCCGCCATAGCGGCACACCATGTCGCTCTGGCGCAGCTTCTCCCGCAGCACCTGCGCCAGCTCACGTAATAGCAAATCGCCGGCCTCGTGCCCAAAAGTATCGTTGAATGGCTTGAAGTGATCGAGGTCGAGCATCGCGAGGCACAAGGAGGAATTCCCGCGCCGGGCATGATGCAGCTCGCGCGGCAGAGTTTCCTCCAAGTAGCGCCGGTTGAAAAGGCCGGTCAGCGGATCATGGATTGCCTGTTCGCGCAGTTTTTCTCGCAGTCTCAAGTTGGACAAAGACAGCTTGACCGCTTCGCCCACCGTTACGACCAGTTGTTGCTGGCTCATCTGATGCTCGCCCGTCCTGACGGCAACACCGACGAGACACAACAGCCCCAGGGTTTCGCCTTGTACGGTCAACGGCACACAGCAGTAGCCCGAAACCGGTTGATGGACAAAATGACGGCACAGCAAACCCGCCGCCGGATTCACGACGACATGAGGTTGACCGCGCCGCATCGCCCAACAATCTTCCAATGCGAAGATGGACTCCACCGTCGCCTCCTCGCCCCAGCGCGCGACGATCTCAAGGTATTGATCCCAGGCATGCAAGATCGCCAGACACCCGCTTTGCCCGACGAATAGTTCACCTGCCATCAGGGCAATCACCTGATAGGCCTCTTCCTGTGTCGTGCATGTCTGCAGCAGATCATTCATGCGGTTGAGCAACTTCATTTCACTGTCGCGCTTCTGCAATTCCGTCACCAAGGCCAAAAGGTCGTCATTGGCCTTCCGCAAGCTCTTCTCGCGCGCGCTTGCGTGCGGTGATGTCGCGAATGTTGCATTGAATCACTTTTCTGCCATCGACCCAATAGACGTTGCTCACAAACTCCACCTGCCGGCTCTGCTGTCCCTTGGTTTCCAGCGGTAGATTGTCGTAGCGAATATACTCCTGGCTTTGCAATTGCCGAAAAGCGGCCTGGTTGGCGGCGATATCCTTGAAGGCGCCGATTTCCCAGAGCGTCTTGCCTAGCAATTCCTCGTGAGAATAACCCAGCATATCTTCCAGAAATGGGTTGACGTCGATTAACTGTCCGGTATCCGCCTCCAGAATGATGATGCCGTCTTTCGCCGTCTCGAAGAGCCGCCGGTAGCGAACTTCGGAAGCCTTCAGCGCCTCCTCGATTTGCTTGCGCTCCGTGAATTCTTGCACCAAGCCCGCCATATTAGCCAGCTTACCATTTGTTGTTGTGTGATGTGCCTGTTCCTGAATGTTCGAATCCCAAACGCCCACCGGAGAGATGTGCTGAGCTGTCGCGCGGTGTTCCAGCCTGTTTTGAAGTAACTCTTCTGCGTGCTTGGGCGCGATCGTGCCACTCTCAAGCAGAGCCCCTCTGCCGGCGGGCTGGCCGGC
Proteins encoded in this window:
- a CDS encoding lmo0937 family membrane protein, encoding MLWTIALILVGLWLLGFFGGYAAGGLIHVLLVIAIIVVVFRVIQGLKVL
- a CDS encoding peptidoglycan-binding protein; amino-acid sequence: MKIRNAESGAQALSFNANRDAGNAAAKNADSTVFAANALINKNEKQETKAMRDFPSFIEIILAQGVLQQCGYYHSPLDGNLGKSARQALKGFQKDNGLAATGVLDEELFRTLLAWQEAKAYVTDA
- a CDS encoding OmpA family protein, with amino-acid sequence MRKTVRMLLGAALLVTSMGCGLSNKAKGGAIGAGAGGVAGGLIGRAAGNTALGAIIGAAVGGTAGVIIGNHMDKQAEEMRKDLENAKIERVGEGIKITFDSGILFETNSSNLQSVARANIESLVKILNKYPDTNIFIEGDTDSEGTDEYNQKLSERRAQAVADYQRGLGIDGARISTVGLGESNPIASNDTVDGRQQNRRVEVAIFANDKLKAAAQAQAGTD
- a CDS encoding DUF4332 domain-containing protein, which produces MIMSKEPHHELLNLGLGKRYAELLKATGVASVPELAERHPENLHLCLVVTNEEKKLVRKLPTLSKVAARVEQARNSLTA
- a CDS encoding dodecin domain-containing protein yields the protein MSVARVTEITATSAKSFEDAIQMGIARANKTLQNVKGAWIKDHKVVVENGKISAFRIVMKVTFVLND
- a CDS encoding sensor domain-containing diguanylate cyclase, producing the protein MRKANDDLLALVTELQKRDSEMKLLNRMNDLLQTCTTQEEAYQVIALMAGELFVGQSGCLAILHAWDQYLEIVARWGEEATVESIFALEDCWAMRRGQPHVVVNPAAGLLCRHFVHQPVSGYCCVPLTVQGETLGLLCLVGVAVRTGEHQMSQQQLVVTVGEAVKLSLSNLRLREKLREQAIHDPLTGLFNRRYLEETLPRELHHARRGNSSLCLAMLDLDHFKPFNDTFGHEAGDLLLRELAQVLREKLRQSDMVCRYGGEEFVLVLPDSSLANAWQRVEQIRVLVRELQIRHSEQLLGRMTVSVGIAKAHDHGSTTRELLRAADEALYAAKQAGRDRVVVYEMRN
- a CDS encoding PAS domain S-box protein, producing MAGLVQEFTERKQIEEALKASEVRYRRLFETAKDGIIILEADTGQLIDVNPFLEDMLGYSHEELLGKTLWEIGAFKDIAANQAAFRQLQSQEYIRYDNLPLETKGQQSRQVEFVSNVYWVDGRKVIQCNIRDITARKRAREELAEGQ